In a single window of the Verrucomicrobia bacterium CG1_02_43_26 genome:
- a CDS encoding pyruvate kinase — MERAYRHTKIIFTIGPATEGIEVITQLINAGADICRLNMAHASHEWTRQTIANIRKASEIAGKDIAIMMDIKGPEIRTGDVDVPYNLSKGDQLDVYMSQTAMGNPLDHAPIYATYVNYPNLINDVNEGDALLIDSGHIQLRIMEKQADFLRCEVVIPGRLTSRRHVNLPGVYVSLPPLTEKDKGDIAVGIAENIEFFALSFVREAGDIVALRKILQEKDSQAKIIAKLEDQTAITNMEEIIIESDGLMVARGDLGVECPFEQLPIIQRTAVAMSIKNTKPVIVATHMLESMISSPLPTRAEVSDVANAVSEKADAIMLSAETTIGKYPIKCIEVMNSISCAMEEIAVTEYNKDLELCTPKTKILRSAVVLAQELNRAGIIAFTNTGLLTQVLSSLRPTKCPIFAFTENEAVYKQMHLLWGVYPFLSKFSNNPEITIEEAFKSLKATGLVETGNTMVVVTNIILGPSIRDSIQIRVIE; from the coding sequence ATGGAACGAGCTTATCGTCATACTAAAATCATTTTCACTATTGGTCCCGCCACAGAAGGTATCGAGGTCATTACTCAGCTTATAAATGCAGGCGCAGATATCTGTCGTCTCAATATGGCGCATGCGTCTCATGAATGGACGCGGCAGACTATTGCCAATATCCGTAAGGCCAGCGAAATCGCGGGTAAGGATATTGCTATCATGATGGATATCAAAGGCCCTGAAATACGCACAGGTGATGTGGATGTCCCTTACAACCTCAGCAAAGGGGATCAGCTGGATGTGTACATGTCCCAAACTGCTATGGGAAATCCGTTAGACCATGCTCCTATCTATGCCACTTATGTCAATTATCCCAATCTTATAAATGATGTCAATGAAGGGGATGCGCTGCTGATCGATAGTGGGCACATTCAACTAAGGATTATGGAAAAACAGGCAGACTTTTTGCGCTGCGAGGTCGTTATCCCTGGTCGCCTAACCAGCCGTAGGCATGTTAACCTACCAGGTGTCTATGTCAGCTTGCCACCGCTTACAGAAAAGGATAAGGGGGATATCGCCGTGGGTATCGCAGAGAATATAGAGTTTTTTGCCCTGTCGTTTGTACGTGAAGCAGGGGATATCGTAGCGTTGCGCAAGATTCTTCAGGAGAAGGATTCTCAAGCCAAAATAATCGCTAAACTCGAGGACCAGACTGCTATCACAAACATGGAGGAGATTATAATCGAGTCCGATGGCCTGATGGTCGCCCGAGGTGACCTTGGAGTCGAGTGCCCGTTTGAGCAACTGCCTATTATTCAACGCACAGCCGTTGCTATGTCGATCAAGAATACGAAGCCCGTTATTGTCGCTACGCATATGCTGGAGTCGATGATCAGTTCTCCGCTCCCTACACGAGCAGAGGTCTCGGATGTAGCCAATGCTGTCAGTGAGAAGGCGGACGCTATCATGCTCTCGGCTGAAACCACAATAGGGAAGTATCCTATCAAGTGCATCGAGGTCATGAACAGCATCAGTTGCGCCATGGAGGAGATTGCAGTAACCGAATACAATAAAGACTTGGAACTGTGTACCCCTAAAACAAAAATTTTAAGATCAGCGGTCGTCTTGGCACAAGAACTAAACAGGGCTGGAATTATAGCCTTCACCAACACAGGCTTACTGACGCAGGTTCTATCCTCCCTTAGACCTACAAAGTGCCCTATATTCGCATTTACAGAGAATGAGGCGGTGTATAAGCAGATGCACCTACTATGGGGAGTATATCCCTTTTTATCCAAATTCTCAAATAACCCAGAGATCACTATTGAAGAGGCCTTCAAGAGCCTAAAGGCCACTGGGCTAGTAGAAACAGGGAATACAATGGTTGTCGTAACCAATATTATATTAGGACCTTCCATACGAGACTCTATTCAAATTCGTGTTATCGAATAG